The following proteins come from a genomic window of Canis lupus dingo isolate Sandy chromosome 20, ASM325472v2, whole genome shotgun sequence:
- the JUND gene encoding transcription factor JunD, which yields METPFYGDEALSGLGGGVSSSGGGGSFASPGRLFPGAPPTAATGSMMKKDALTLSLSEQVAAALKPAAAPPPAPLRTDGAPGTAPPDGLLSSPDLGLLKLASPELERLIIQSNGLVTTTPTSTQFLYPKVAASEEQEFAEGFVKALEDLHKQNQLGTGAASAAAAAGGPSGTAAGAAPPGELAPAAATPEAPVYANLSSYAGGTGGSGGAATVAFAAEPVPFPPPPPPGALGPPRLTALKDEPQTVPDVPSFGESPPLSPIDMDTQERIKAERKRLRNRIAASKCRKRKLERISRLEEKVKTLKSQNTELASTASLLREQVAQLKQKVLSHVNSGCQLLPQHQVSAY from the coding sequence ATGGAAACACCCTTCTACGGCGATGAGGCGCTGAGCGGCCTGGGCGGCGGCGTCAGTAGCAGTGGCGGCGGTGGTAGCTTCGCGTCCCCGGGTCGCCTGTTTCCCGGGGCGCCCCCGACGGCGGCGACTGGCAGCATGATGAAGAAAGACGCGCTGACGCTGAGCCTGAGCGAGCAGGTGGCGGCGGCGCTCAAGCCCGCGGccgcgccgcccccggcccccctgcGCACCGACGGCGCCCCAGGCACGGCGCCCCCCGACGGCCTACTCTCCTCGCCCGACCTGGGGCTGCTCAAGCTCGCCTCGCCCGAGCTCGAGCGCCTAATCATCCAGTCCAACGGGCTGGTCACCACCACGCCGACGAGCACTCAGTTCCTCTACCCCAAGGTGGCGGCCAGCGAGGAGCAGGAGTTTGCCGAGGGCTTCGTCAAGGCCCTGGAAGACTTGCACAAGCAGAACCAGCTGGGCACGGGCGCGGCCTCGGCAGCCGCGGCCGCCGGAGGACCCTCGGGCACGGCTGCGGGCGCCGCGCCTCCTGGCGAACTGGCCCCAGCGGCAGCCACGCCCGAGGCGCCCGTCTACGCGAACCTGAGCAGCTACGCGGGCGGCACCGGGGGTTCGGGGGGTGCTGCGACGGTCGCCTTCGCCGCGGAGCCTGTGCCCTTCCCTCCGCCACCGCCCCCAGGCGCGCTGGGGCCGCCCCGCCTGACCGCGCTCAAGGATGAGCCGCAGACGGTGCCCGACGTGCCAAGCTTCGGCGAGAGCCCGCCGTTGTCGCCCATCGACATGGACACGCAGGAGCGCATTAAGGCGGAGCGCAAGCGGCTGCGCAACCGCATCGCTGCCTCTAAGTGCCGCAAGCGCAAGCTGGAGCGCATCTCGCGCCTCGAGGAGAAAGTGAAGACGCTCAAGAGCCAGAACACGGAGCTGGCGTCCACAGCGAGCCTGCTGCGCGAGCAGGTGGCGCAGCTCAAGCAGAAGGTCCTCAGCCACGTCAACAGCGGCTGCCAGCTGCTGCCCCAGCACCAGGTGTCCGCGTACTGA